The stretch of DNA tttttaaaaatcactaaccaaacgtgacttgtgttttaaaaacttcaaaaactattttttgttctcatttctaaaaacaattttttaaaacaaaaaacagaaaacaataccaaacatactCCAAGTCTCCGCCTATTCTCTTGTAGTTGTAAGATAGGTGCTCAAATTCTTTTATAAATAGATGTGTTAgtagtgaaaaaaaaatcatcctcaatcaaaacaaaacatagcaaaaaatttaaaagtgatCTATAACACTATAAGTTCATACAACGTATTTTAATCATGAAAGCTGTTCATTTTCTTCTCACACTCACTGCCTTTGCTTTGGCAAGCTTCATAGCGTCTGCTGCTGACCCAAGCCCTCTCCAAGATTTTTGTGTTGCAGTAAATGAGCCTCACAAAGCATGTGCGTACACACAAACTTTCTATAGCACTTTTCTATAAATGactcaatatatataattaacaatttttCTGTTTCTTTTTCCTTTATGTCAGTATTTGTGAATGGCAAATTTTGCAAGGATCCCAAGCTTGCTAAGGCTGAAGATTTCTTCTTCTCTGGGCTCAACGTTCCAAGAGACACACATAACCCAGTTGGATCTAATGTGACACAAGTGAATGTGGACTTAATTCCAGGATTGAACACTCTCGGAATAACATTGGCTCGCATTGATTATGCACCGTATGGTCAAAATCCACCTCACACTCATCCTCGTGGCTCTGAAATCCTAGTAGTAGCTAAGGGAACTCTGTATGTGGGATTTGTATCATCAAACCAAGACGGAAACCGACTATTTACAAAGGTTTTGAAAGAGGGAGATGTGTTTGTGTTCCCAATAGGTATGATTCACTTTCAGTTCAATCCAGGACACGTTCCAGCAGTTGCATTTGCAGGTCTAAGTAGCCAAAATGCAGGAACAATAACCATTGCAAACTCAGTATTTGGGTCAGATCCTGCTATTAATCCTGATGTGCTTGCCAAGGCTTTTCAAGTTGATAAAAACATGATTGACAAGCTCCAGAAGCAGTTTTGGTTTGGCAATGACAACTAAACTAAACATACTAAAGAAGAAGATTGAATCTAGGAATCAATAAATATCattatatttactatttttttttctcgtgcattaataataaatagtaTGCTATTTTATGTGTATTGCATCAATCTATGAACTgctattaaatttaatttat from Cannabis sativa cultivar Pink pepper isolate KNU-18-1 chromosome 2, ASM2916894v1, whole genome shotgun sequence encodes:
- the LOC115718663 gene encoding germin-like protein subfamily 1 member 17; amino-acid sequence: MKAVHFLLTLTAFALASFIASAADPSPLQDFCVAVNEPHKALFVNGKFCKDPKLAKAEDFFFSGLNVPRDTHNPVGSNVTQVNVDLIPGLNTLGITLARIDYAPYGQNPPHTHPRGSEILVVAKGTLYVGFVSSNQDGNRLFTKVLKEGDVFVFPIGMIHFQFNPGHVPAVAFAGLSSQNAGTITIANSVFGSDPAINPDVLAKAFQVDKNMIDKLQKQFWFGNDN